A single genomic interval of Nostoc commune NIES-4072 harbors:
- the rpoB gene encoding DNA-directed RNA polymerase subunit beta, with translation MTKETYMEPAFLLPDLIEIQRSSFRWFLEEGLIEELNSFSPITDYTGKLELHFLGHNYKLKEPKYSVEEAKRRDSTYAVQMYVPTRLINKETGEIKEQEVFIGDLPLMTDRGTFIINGAERVIVNQIVRSPGVYYKSEIDKNGRRTYSASLIPNRGAWLKFETDRNDLVWVRIDKTRKLSAQVLLKALGLSDNEIFDALRHPEYFQKTIEKEGQFSEEEALMELYRKLRPGEPPTVLGGQQLLDSRFFDPKRYDLGRVGRYKLNKKLRLSVPDTMRVLTAGDILAAVDYLINLEYDIGNIDDIDHLGNRRVRSVGELLQNQVRVGLNRLERIIRERMTVSDAEVLTPASLVNPKPLVAAIKEFFGSSQLSQFMDQTNPLAELTHKRRLSALGPGGLTRERAGFAVRDIHPSHYGRICPIETPEGPNAGLIGSLATHARVNLYGFLETPFRPVENGRVRFDLPPAYMTADEEDDLRVAPGDIPVDETGHIIGPLVPVRYRQEFSTTTPEQVDYVAVSPVQIVSVATSMIPFLEHDDANRALMGSNMQRQAVPLLKPERPLVGTGLEAQGARDSGMVVVSRTDGDVTYVDATEIRVRPKANTQEIKYTLSKYQRSNQDTCLNQKPLVRIGERVVAGQVLADGSSTEGGELALGQNIVVAYMPWEGYNYEDAILISERLVQDDVYTSIHIEKYEIEARQTKLGPEEITREIPNVGEDALRQLDEQGIIRIGAWVEAGDILVGKVTPKGESDQPPEEKLLRAIFGEKARDVRDNSLRVPNGEKGRVVDVRLFTREQGDELPPGANMVVRVYVAQKRKIQVGDKMAGRHGNKGIISRILPAEDMPYLPDGSPVDIVLNPLGVPSRMNVGQVFECLLGWAGQTLGVRFKITPFDEMYGEESSRRIVHGKLQEARDETGKDWVYNPDNPGKIMVYDGRTGEPFDRAITIGVAYMLKLVHLVDDKIHARSTGPYSLVTQQPLGGKAQQGGQRFGEMEVWALEAFGAAYTLQELLTVKSDDMQGRNEALNAIVKGKAIPRPGTPESFKVLMRELQSLGLDIAVHKVETQTDGSSLDVEVDLMADQSARRTPPRPTYESLSRESLEDDE, from the coding sequence ATGACTAAAGAAACATACATGGAACCCGCCTTTCTGTTGCCCGACTTGATTGAAATCCAGCGTTCGAGCTTTCGCTGGTTTTTGGAAGAAGGGCTGATAGAAGAACTTAACTCCTTTAGTCCTATTACAGATTATACGGGCAAATTAGAACTGCACTTTTTGGGTCATAACTACAAACTCAAGGAGCCAAAGTACAGCGTCGAAGAAGCCAAACGGCGGGATAGTACTTATGCCGTCCAAATGTATGTTCCCACACGGTTGATTAATAAGGAAACCGGGGAAATCAAAGAGCAAGAGGTATTCATTGGTGATTTGCCTTTGATGACCGATCGCGGCACATTTATTATTAACGGAGCCGAGCGGGTAATTGTCAATCAAATTGTGCGATCGCCAGGCGTTTATTACAAATCAGAAATCGACAAAAACGGGCGACGTACTTATTCAGCTAGCTTAATTCCTAACCGGGGAGCATGGCTGAAATTTGAAACAGACCGTAACGATTTGGTGTGGGTACGCATCGACAAAACCCGCAAACTGTCAGCGCAGGTACTCCTAAAAGCTTTAGGGTTATCAGACAACGAAATCTTTGACGCCTTACGCCACCCAGAGTATTTCCAAAAAACCATCGAAAAAGAAGGGCAATTCTCTGAAGAAGAAGCTCTGATGGAGTTATATCGCAAACTCCGTCCTGGTGAACCACCCACAGTATTAGGTGGACAACAACTCCTAGATTCTCGTTTCTTTGACCCGAAACGTTATGACCTTGGTCGCGTCGGACGCTACAAACTCAACAAGAAATTGCGCCTTTCTGTCCCCGACACAATGCGCGTGTTGACTGCTGGCGATATCTTGGCAGCCGTAGATTACCTGATCAACCTAGAATATGATATTGGTAATATCGATGACATTGACCACTTAGGCAACCGTCGGGTGAGAAGCGTCGGTGAATTGCTGCAAAACCAAGTGCGGGTGGGCTTAAACCGCTTAGAGAGAATTATTCGGGAACGGATGACCGTATCCGATGCGGAAGTGCTAACTCCCGCTTCCTTGGTGAACCCCAAACCATTGGTAGCAGCAATCAAAGAATTCTTTGGTTCCAGCCAATTAAGTCAGTTCATGGATCAAACTAATCCTCTAGCAGAACTGACCCACAAACGCCGTCTAAGTGCCCTTGGCCCAGGTGGTTTAACCCGCGAACGCGCTGGTTTTGCCGTGCGGGATATTCACCCTAGTCACTATGGACGCATTTGCCCCATTGAGACACCAGAAGGCCCCAACGCCGGATTGATTGGCTCCTTAGCAACCCATGCGCGGGTTAACCTGTACGGCTTCCTTGAAACACCATTTAGACCTGTGGAAAATGGGCGAGTCAGATTTGATCTGCCTCCAGCCTATATGACAGCCGATGAAGAAGACGATCTGCGGGTTGCTCCGGGAGACATTCCTGTAGATGAAACCGGGCATATTATTGGGCCACTAGTGCCAGTCCGTTATCGTCAAGAATTTTCCACCACAACACCAGAACAGGTGGACTACGTAGCAGTATCTCCCGTACAGATTGTGTCGGTAGCAACCAGCATGATTCCCTTCTTGGAGCATGATGACGCTAACCGAGCGCTGATGGGATCGAACATGCAACGGCAAGCAGTACCCCTGCTTAAACCAGAACGCCCTCTGGTGGGTACTGGTTTGGAAGCCCAAGGAGCAAGAGACTCCGGGATGGTGGTTGTATCGCGTACTGATGGCGATGTCACTTACGTTGATGCTACAGAAATTCGCGTTCGTCCTAAAGCTAATACCCAAGAAATTAAGTACACCCTTTCCAAGTACCAACGTTCCAACCAAGACACCTGTTTAAATCAGAAACCTCTCGTCCGCATTGGTGAACGGGTTGTTGCTGGTCAGGTATTAGCTGATGGCTCCTCCACCGAAGGCGGTGAATTGGCGCTAGGACAAAATATCGTCGTTGCCTATATGCCTTGGGAAGGCTACAACTACGAGGACGCAATTTTAATCTCTGAAAGACTGGTGCAGGATGATGTCTATACCTCAATTCACATTGAAAAATATGAAATTGAAGCGAGACAAACCAAACTCGGGCCAGAAGAAATCACCAGAGAAATTCCCAACGTCGGGGAAGATGCCTTGCGTCAGTTGGATGAACAGGGAATCATTCGCATTGGGGCGTGGGTAGAAGCTGGAGATATCTTGGTGGGTAAGGTAACACCCAAAGGTGAATCTGACCAACCGCCAGAAGAAAAACTGTTGCGGGCGATTTTCGGTGAGAAAGCACGGGATGTGCGAGACAATTCTCTGCGAGTACCAAACGGTGAAAAAGGTCGCGTAGTTGATGTGCGCTTGTTTACTCGTGAACAAGGCGATGAACTGCCACCAGGAGCCAATATGGTAGTCCGGGTGTACGTTGCCCAAAAACGCAAAATCCAAGTTGGGGACAAAATGGCAGGACGCCACGGTAATAAAGGGATTATTTCTCGGATATTACCGGCGGAAGATATGCCTTATTTGCCCGATGGTTCACCAGTGGACATCGTACTTAACCCCTTGGGTGTACCCAGTCGGATGAACGTTGGACAAGTATTTGAATGTCTCTTGGGTTGGGCTGGTCAGACCTTGGGAGTGCGATTTAAAATTACTCCCTTTGATGAAATGTACGGGGAAGAGTCATCCCGCCGAATCGTACATGGCAAATTGCAAGAAGCACGAGACGAAACAGGGAAAGATTGGGTATATAACCCAGATAACCCAGGCAAAATCATGGTGTATGACGGTCGTACAGGCGAACCCTTTGACCGAGCAATTACCATCGGTGTGGCTTACATGCTGAAACTGGTGCATTTGGTGGATGATAAGATTCACGCCCGTTCTACAGGCCCATACTCACTGGTGACTCAGCAACCCTTGGGTGGTAAAGCACAACAAGGTGGTCAGAGATTTGGAGAAATGGAAGTGTGGGCATTGGAAGCCTTCGGTGCAGCTTACACCTTACAGGAATTGCTCACAGTTAAATCTGACGATATGCAAGGACGGAATGAAGCGTTAAATGCGATCGTTAAAGGTAAGGCAATTCCTCGACCCGGAACCCCAGAGTCCTTTAAAGTGCTAATGCGCGAGTTGCAATCATTGGGGTTAGACATTGCCGTACACAAGGTAGAAACCCAAACAGACGGCAGTTCCCTAGATGTAGAAGTCGATTTGATGGCAGACCAATCAGCCCGTCGCACACCTCCTCGACCAACTTATGAATCTCTTTCCCGCGAATCGCTGGAAGACGACGAATAA
- a CDS encoding universal stress protein: MLKNILVALDGSEMGERVIETLDTLALSKDAKVILCHVFLTPESEMELPADRPQQESPTFSYFQIEKQLQSYQEKLSVSSELELVTGEPAEEIIRLANIYKTDLIIIGSRGLMGMKRIVQGSVSSQVVEEANCSVLVVKPR; the protein is encoded by the coding sequence GTGCTAAAGAATATTTTGGTAGCTCTGGACGGTTCGGAAATGGGAGAACGAGTAATTGAGACTTTAGATACTTTAGCGTTGTCAAAAGATGCCAAGGTTATTCTGTGTCATGTTTTCCTTACGCCAGAGTCAGAGATGGAACTACCTGCTGATCGTCCTCAGCAAGAGTCGCCAACATTTTCTTATTTTCAAATTGAAAAACAGTTGCAATCCTATCAGGAAAAGTTATCAGTCAGCAGTGAATTAGAATTGGTAACTGGCGAGCCTGCCGAAGAAATTATTAGGCTTGCCAATATTTACAAAACTGACTTGATTATAATTGGCAGTCGGGGATTGATGGGGATGAAGCGAATTGTCCAGGGTTCTGTTAGCAGTCAAGTTGTGGAAGAGGCTAATTGTTCGGTGTTAGTCGTCAAACCAAGGTAA
- a CDS encoding TatD family hydrolase encodes MQLIDTHVHLNFDSFQPDLATVRSRWQEAGVVRLVHSCVHPEEFSRIQSIAHEFPEISFAVGLHPLDADKWNHETAEKIKTLASSDSHVVAIGEMGLDFYKADNYQHQLMVFESQLAIASELNLPVIIHCRDAAVATREVLQKWRELKGERVRGVMHCWGGTPEETQWFLDLGFYISFSGTVTFKNAKAIQSSAAMVSSDRLLIETDCPFLAPVPKRGERRNEPAYVQYVAEQVAKLRQETVEAIAHQTTQNACELFGLSI; translated from the coding sequence ATGCAACTGATAGACACGCACGTTCATCTCAACTTTGATAGCTTCCAGCCGGATTTAGCAACAGTGCGATCGCGGTGGCAAGAAGCAGGAGTAGTACGTTTAGTACATTCCTGTGTTCACCCAGAGGAGTTTTCCAGAATTCAATCCATAGCGCACGAGTTTCCCGAAATCAGCTTTGCCGTAGGATTACATCCTTTAGATGCTGATAAATGGAATCACGAGACAGCCGAGAAAATCAAAACTTTAGCGAGTTCTGACTCTCATGTGGTAGCAATTGGGGAAATGGGGCTGGATTTTTACAAAGCTGATAACTATCAGCATCAGCTAATGGTGTTTGAGTCACAGTTAGCGATCGCATCTGAACTCAACTTACCAGTGATTATCCACTGCCGCGACGCTGCGGTGGCCACCAGAGAAGTGTTGCAAAAATGGCGGGAACTCAAAGGAGAGAGAGTGCGGGGTGTCATGCATTGCTGGGGAGGAACGCCAGAAGAAACTCAATGGTTTCTCGATTTAGGCTTCTACATCAGCTTTAGCGGGACGGTAACGTTCAAAAACGCCAAAGCGATCCAATCCTCGGCGGCGATGGTGAGTAGCGATCGCCTATTGATTGAAACAGACTGCCCATTTCTCGCCCCAGTTCCGAAACGAGGCGAGAGGCGCAACGAGCCTGCCTACGTGCAATATGTAGCCGAGCAAGTAGCTAAACTGCGTCAGGAAACGGTAGAGGCGATCGCCCATCAAACCACCCAGAATGCCTGTGAATTATTTGGTCTGTCAATATAA
- the rpsT gene encoding 30S ribosomal protein S20, which translates to MANTKSALKRAQIAERNRLRNKAYKSAVKTLMKKYVNAVAVYTANPTPELKQEAEARLSEAYAKIDKATKRGVLHPNNGARKKSRLAHKLKPVTQTAQ; encoded by the coding sequence GTGGCGAATACAAAGTCTGCTCTCAAGCGTGCCCAAATCGCAGAACGTAACCGACTGCGTAACAAAGCTTACAAATCAGCAGTCAAGACGCTGATGAAGAAATACGTTAATGCTGTAGCTGTCTATACAGCTAATCCTACCCCAGAATTAAAACAAGAAGCAGAGGCTCGCTTATCTGAGGCTTACGCCAAAATCGATAAAGCGACCAAGCGGGGTGTTCTTCACCCAAATAATGGGGCAAGGAAAAAGTCAAGATTGGCTCATAAACTAAAACCTGTGACACAAACAGCCCAGTAG
- a CDS encoding Uma2 family endonuclease encodes MTITTPKLTFEEYLAYDNGTDTRYELVNGELIPMSLGSGQHGAVTEFLNVSFRAEILRLKWDWTSKQMVIGVRSPRAGRWDTSRIPDVVVIPLPQWRELRNPEAVIELNEPPPLLVVEVVSESTKIVDYRAKRVEYNILNIPEYWIVDPLTNKVTVFTLIEELYEPVEFVGTQCIQSQTFAELELTVEQVLTAEN; translated from the coding sequence ATGACTATAACCACCCCAAAACTAACCTTTGAAGAGTATCTAGCTTATGATAATGGCACTGATACGCGCTATGAATTGGTCAATGGAGAATTAATTCCCATGAGTCTAGGAAGTGGACAACATGGGGCGGTAACAGAATTTCTCAATGTTTCTTTCCGAGCAGAAATTCTCCGGCTAAAGTGGGATTGGACTTCTAAACAAATGGTTATCGGTGTTCGTTCTCCCCGTGCTGGCAGATGGGATACTTCAAGGATTCCAGATGTAGTTGTGATTCCATTACCTCAATGGCGAGAGTTGAGAAACCCAGAGGCAGTTATTGAACTCAACGAACCACCCCCTTTGTTAGTGGTGGAAGTCGTCAGTGAGTCAACAAAGATTGTAGATTATCGAGCCAAGCGAGTTGAGTATAACATTTTAAATATTCCAGAGTATTGGATTGTCGATCCATTAACGAACAAAGTGACTGTTTTCACATTGATTGAAGAATTATACGAACCAGTAGAGTTTGTTGGTACTCAATGCATTCAATCTCAAACTTTTGCGGAGTTAGAATTGACAGTAGAGCAAGTGTTGACGGCTGAAAATTAA
- the hisD gene encoding histidinol dehydrogenase — MLRIITQQADVRAELQRICDRTHDEQVLHKEATVREVLQAVKRQGDKAVLHYTAEFDKQTLKAEELRVTGSELDAAYQQVSKELLGAIRLACRQIEAFHRQRVPKSWVHFGDDEVVLGKRYTPVDRAGLYVPGGRAAYPSTVLMNAIPAHVAAVPHVVMVTPPGPGGAINPAVLVAAQEAGVQEIYRIGGAQAIAALAYGTETIPKVDVITGPGNIYVTLAKKLVYGTVGIDSLAGPSEVLVIADETANPVHVAADLLAQAEHDPMAAAILLTTDAALAKNVQLALERQLVDHPRRIDTEKAIAHYGLIVLVESLEAAAELSNEFAPEHLELEIKDPWALLPQIRHAGAIFLGYSTPEAVGDYLAGPNHTLPTSGAARYASALGVETFLKHSSIIQYSQTALQNVASAIDVLATAEGLPSHADSVRRRIQQED, encoded by the coding sequence ATGCTGCGAATCATTACTCAGCAGGCAGACGTTAGAGCAGAACTACAACGGATCTGCGATCGCACCCATGACGAACAGGTGCTTCACAAAGAAGCAACGGTGCGGGAAGTTTTGCAAGCAGTGAAGCGCCAAGGCGACAAAGCTGTATTGCATTACACAGCCGAATTTGACAAACAAACCCTGAAAGCAGAAGAACTCCGAGTCACAGGCTCGGAACTAGATGCAGCCTATCAGCAGGTGTCAAAAGAGTTGTTGGGCGCGATTCGGCTAGCTTGCCGCCAAATTGAAGCGTTTCATCGTCAGCGAGTCCCAAAAAGCTGGGTACACTTTGGCGACGATGAAGTAGTGCTGGGCAAACGCTATACCCCCGTAGATCGGGCGGGGTTGTATGTGCCTGGTGGCCGTGCCGCCTATCCCAGTACAGTGCTGATGAATGCAATTCCGGCTCATGTTGCTGCTGTACCTCACGTAGTGATGGTGACACCACCAGGGCCAGGGGGTGCAATTAACCCAGCAGTCTTGGTAGCTGCCCAAGAAGCAGGAGTGCAAGAAATTTATCGCATTGGGGGCGCACAAGCGATCGCTGCTTTAGCTTATGGCACAGAAACGATTCCGAAAGTGGATGTGATTACTGGCCCTGGTAACATTTATGTCACGCTAGCGAAAAAACTTGTCTATGGCACCGTTGGCATTGACTCTTTGGCAGGCCCTAGCGAAGTGCTGGTGATTGCCGATGAAACTGCAAATCCGGTGCATGTAGCTGCTGACTTGCTAGCCCAAGCTGAACACGATCCAATGGCGGCAGCAATTTTGTTGACGACAGATGCGGCTTTAGCAAAAAACGTGCAATTAGCCTTGGAAAGACAGCTAGTAGATCATCCACGGCGAATAGACACAGAAAAAGCGATCGCTCACTATGGCTTGATTGTCCTTGTGGAATCGCTCGAAGCAGCAGCAGAACTCTCAAATGAATTTGCCCCCGAACACCTGGAATTAGAAATTAAAGACCCTTGGGCACTCTTACCACAAATTCGTCATGCTGGGGCAATCTTTTTGGGTTACTCCACACCAGAAGCTGTAGGAGACTATTTGGCAGGCCCTAACCACACCTTGCCAACTTCTGGTGCTGCCCGCTATGCTTCGGCATTAGGGGTGGAAACTTTCCTCAAACACTCTAGTATTATTCAATATTCTCAAACTGCGCTGCAAAATGTCGCTAGTGCCATTGATGTGCTAGCAACAGCAGAAGGCTTACCTTCCCATGCTGATTCAGTCCGACGCCGAATTCAGCAAGAAGATTGA
- the hslO gene encoding Hsp33 family molecular chaperone HslO: protein MADQLIRATAAEGGIRAVGVITTRLTEEARGRHKLSYVATAALGRTMAAGLLMASSMKRTGSRVNVRVKGDGPLGGILVDAGLDGTVRGYVGNPSVELPPNAKGKLDVGGAVGDGYLYVVRDIGYGYPYSSTVELVSGEIGDDVAHYLVNSEQTPSALVLGVFVGAGGVTAAGGLLIQVLPKAARDEALVETLESRVAGLAGFTPLLQAGKTLPEIFNDLLGDMGLVIFPERQILRFHCGCSFDRVLGALKILGEAELQDMIVKDDGAEATCEFCGNVYQASSDQLAQLIADLQAESSVLG from the coding sequence ATGGCGGATCAGTTAATTCGTGCAACAGCAGCCGAAGGTGGAATTCGTGCCGTAGGTGTGATCACCACACGTTTAACAGAAGAAGCACGAGGACGTCACAAGCTTTCCTATGTGGCAACGGCAGCACTAGGTAGAACTATGGCGGCGGGCTTATTAATGGCTTCTAGTATGAAGCGTACTGGGTCAAGGGTCAACGTCCGGGTGAAGGGCGATGGGCCTTTAGGTGGCATATTGGTAGATGCCGGCTTAGATGGTACAGTACGCGGGTATGTCGGGAATCCATCGGTGGAATTGCCTCCCAATGCTAAAGGTAAGCTAGATGTTGGTGGTGCAGTGGGTGACGGCTACCTCTACGTTGTCCGGGATATTGGTTACGGTTATCCTTACTCTAGTACTGTTGAACTAGTTTCTGGGGAAATTGGCGATGATGTGGCTCATTATCTGGTGAATTCCGAACAAACACCTTCAGCTTTAGTTTTAGGTGTGTTTGTAGGAGCAGGTGGAGTAACGGCGGCTGGAGGGTTACTGATACAAGTATTGCCCAAAGCTGCTAGAGACGAAGCTTTAGTAGAAACGTTGGAATCACGGGTTGCTGGTCTAGCAGGATTTACGCCATTGTTGCAAGCTGGTAAGACGTTACCTGAAATCTTTAATGACTTGTTGGGAGACATGGGGCTGGTAATCTTTCCCGAACGGCAAATACTGCGCTTCCACTGTGGTTGTTCTTTTGATCGCGTTTTGGGGGCACTGAAGATTTTGGGAGAAGCTGAACTGCAAGATATGATTGTTAAAGATGATGGTGCTGAAGCAACTTGCGAATTTTGCGGCAACGTTTACCAGGCAAGTAGCGATCAGTTAGCTCAACTAATTGCCGATTTACAAGCTGAATCTAGTGTTTTAGGATAA